The Chryseolinea soli genome contains a region encoding:
- the treY gene encoding malto-oligosyltrehalose synthase, with the protein MTNPAVTYRIQFHKDFTFRQLEAIIPYLVSLGVGAVYASPIFESVPGSLHGYDGVNPHRINPEIGTEDELYRTCRKLRESGIDWIQDIVPNHMAFHPCNLWLTDVLEKGRYSVYANFFDLAWAGDLFHGRIMVPVLGAPREDVLFNKELQVVYRQQRFALKFHNHHYPLHPRSYGLILNDSHPPEAIQQWMQQIAELHAIDHAVPYSLRWHELLLQLDSLLQNAKVDAYVQTCLEQVNSDGLALKRILDEQTYTLTPWQVTDRRITFRRFFTVNELIGLNMHDEKVFDHYHLLIKKFVVDGVFQGLRIDHIDGLFDPQQYIERLRKLVGDDVLIYVEKILKNDETLPPWPIQGTTGYEFMAWVNQLMTYAPAEKKFSNLYKHILKSDTPIDTEIEAKKAHILNTHMQGELDNLYHLFLESNLVDKTLLTPETLATIKPALAAFLVHCPVYRYYGNAFPLETGEAEKVKSLFTEIRERSPALGEGVAVLEQALLRPGPANDETHAKRAAQFYKRTMQFTGPLMAKGFEDTLFYTYNRFIGHNEVGDSPAMFGMSPDDFHARMADRQRHWPLSLNATSTHDTKRGEDARARLNAMTSLAEGWADTATEWFALTDPLKEDGMPDANDTYFIFQTLAGAYPLSHSDKFAGRLETYCVKALREGKLNSTWSEPNETYEATTIKFIKALTNLSSPFGLALKKYLATITDGGLINSLAQVVLKFTTPGVPDIYQGCEGWDFSLVDPDNRQAIDFANHESSLHETMATTEGHRLRSLWQTRDNGHIKQWLVATLCNIRWQEAALFTEGDYIPLRMTGEHSHHALAFARRRGRDWIVTVIPLHTALLAHRQDLDILFIDWANTAVVVPAEMPPDWVSLLTPGKGRHDGKIQLSEIFASFPLAVLTLKDQTGDRGAGVLLHVSSLRSPFSVGDLGPGAYAFVDFLKQSGQTYWQMLPLNPTHASSAHSPYSAFSSMAGNTLFISPELLIKDGLLPSEILQTHRALPSESVDYRTAERQKDEWLDQAWLAFQKKNDAPARETFQTFMENEDHWLHDFALYVILKTIHQRSWREWPAGLKNRNPAALEKIAEQYATEILKIKWQQFIFHRQWHRLKKYCNDAGIKLFGDLPFYVIYDSADVWSHPEIFQLDENSVPRFVAGVPPDYFNDRGQLWGMPVFDWDALRNTGYAWWKRRLKKNIELFDMIRLDHFRAFASYWQVAAGAADAVAGRWEKGPGRDFFRAIEQDLGGGPFVAEDLGEITPDVFALRDAFALPGMKVLQFAFGPDMPRSLYAPHNYDTNFVVYTGTHDNNTTRGWFSTEIGDKDRDRIRHYTNLSITDENVCKAFIRMAYASVARIAIVPLQDILGLDETARMNTPGSTTANWMWRVTKMPGKETEKELRSLARLFNRI; encoded by the coding sequence ATGACTAATCCCGCCGTCACCTATCGCATACAGTTTCACAAGGATTTCACCTTCCGCCAGTTGGAAGCGATCATTCCTTACCTGGTGTCGCTGGGGGTGGGTGCGGTGTATGCCTCACCGATTTTTGAATCGGTGCCGGGCAGCCTGCACGGCTACGACGGTGTGAATCCCCACCGCATCAATCCGGAGATAGGCACGGAAGACGAGCTCTACAGGACTTGCCGGAAGTTGAGGGAATCCGGCATCGACTGGATCCAAGATATCGTGCCCAACCACATGGCCTTTCACCCCTGCAATCTCTGGCTGACGGACGTGCTGGAAAAAGGAAGGTATTCCGTTTACGCAAACTTCTTTGACCTGGCGTGGGCAGGCGACCTTTTTCATGGCCGCATCATGGTGCCCGTGCTGGGAGCACCCCGCGAAGATGTGTTGTTCAATAAGGAACTGCAGGTGGTCTACCGGCAGCAACGGTTTGCCCTCAAATTTCATAACCATCATTATCCGTTGCATCCCCGGTCGTACGGCCTCATCTTGAACGACAGCCATCCGCCGGAGGCGATCCAACAATGGATGCAGCAGATCGCCGAACTACATGCCATCGACCATGCGGTGCCCTATTCACTCCGTTGGCACGAGCTGTTGTTGCAACTGGACTCCCTGCTCCAAAACGCGAAGGTGGATGCCTATGTCCAAACCTGTCTCGAACAAGTGAACAGCGACGGCCTGGCGTTGAAAAGGATCCTGGACGAACAAACCTACACGCTAACGCCCTGGCAGGTAACGGATCGTCGCATAACGTTCCGCCGCTTTTTCACGGTGAACGAATTGATCGGACTTAATATGCACGACGAAAAAGTGTTCGATCACTATCACCTGCTCATCAAAAAATTTGTCGTCGACGGCGTGTTCCAGGGCCTTCGCATCGACCACATCGATGGACTTTTTGACCCGCAGCAATACATCGAACGCCTGCGCAAATTGGTGGGTGATGATGTATTGATCTATGTCGAGAAGATATTGAAAAACGACGAAACGCTGCCGCCATGGCCCATACAAGGCACTACCGGTTATGAGTTTATGGCTTGGGTAAACCAGCTGATGACCTATGCGCCGGCGGAGAAGAAATTTTCAAACCTCTACAAACACATCCTGAAAAGCGACACGCCCATCGATACGGAAATTGAGGCCAAGAAAGCGCACATCCTGAACACCCACATGCAGGGCGAACTGGACAACCTGTATCACTTGTTTCTCGAATCGAACCTCGTCGACAAAACGCTGTTGACACCGGAAACCCTGGCAACGATTAAACCGGCGCTGGCGGCATTCCTGGTGCATTGCCCGGTGTACCGCTACTATGGTAACGCCTTTCCGTTGGAAACAGGGGAAGCGGAAAAAGTAAAAAGCCTCTTCACGGAAATTCGCGAACGGTCGCCTGCGCTGGGCGAGGGCGTTGCCGTGCTGGAGCAGGCGTTGCTACGTCCCGGGCCAGCGAACGATGAGACCCATGCAAAACGTGCAGCCCAATTCTACAAACGCACCATGCAGTTCACGGGACCGCTCATGGCGAAAGGATTTGAAGACACGCTGTTCTATACCTACAACCGTTTTATCGGCCACAACGAAGTGGGGGATTCACCCGCAATGTTTGGCATGTCCCCCGACGATTTTCATGCCCGCATGGCCGACCGCCAGCGACACTGGCCGCTCAGTCTCAATGCCACCTCCACCCACGACACGAAACGAGGCGAAGATGCACGGGCCCGTCTCAATGCCATGACGAGTCTTGCCGAAGGCTGGGCCGACACCGCGACCGAATGGTTTGCCTTGACAGACCCGTTGAAAGAAGACGGCATGCCCGACGCCAACGACACCTACTTCATCTTTCAGACCCTGGCCGGCGCTTACCCGCTTTCGCACAGCGATAAATTCGCCGGCCGGCTGGAGACCTATTGTGTGAAAGCCCTGCGCGAAGGCAAACTGAACTCCACCTGGTCCGAGCCAAACGAAACCTATGAGGCCACCACCATCAAATTCATAAAGGCGCTGACCAATCTAAGCTCGCCCTTTGGCCTGGCCCTGAAAAAATACCTGGCGACCATTACCGACGGCGGCCTCATCAACTCCCTTGCCCAAGTGGTGTTAAAGTTTACCACCCCAGGGGTACCGGACATTTACCAGGGCTGCGAAGGCTGGGACTTCAGCCTGGTTGATCCCGACAATCGCCAGGCCATCGACTTCGCAAACCACGAGTCCTCGCTGCACGAAACCATGGCCACCACCGAGGGGCACCGGCTGCGTTCCCTCTGGCAAACGCGCGACAACGGCCACATCAAGCAATGGCTCGTTGCCACGCTGTGCAACATCCGCTGGCAAGAGGCAGCCCTGTTTACGGAAGGCGACTATATTCCCCTGCGAATGACCGGCGAACACAGCCATCACGCGCTGGCCTTCGCACGGAGGCGGGGACGCGATTGGATCGTGACCGTCATACCGCTGCACACAGCGTTGCTGGCGCATCGTCAGGATCTGGACATTCTTTTTATCGACTGGGCAAACACGGCTGTGGTGGTGCCGGCCGAGATGCCGCCAGACTGGGTTAGCCTTTTAACGCCGGGCAAGGGCCGGCACGACGGAAAAATACAGTTGTCGGAGATCTTTGCTTCATTCCCCTTGGCGGTGCTGACCTTAAAGGATCAGACCGGCGATCGCGGGGCGGGCGTGCTCTTGCATGTCAGTTCCTTGCGCTCGCCGTTTAGCGTTGGCGACCTGGGGCCCGGCGCTTATGCCTTTGTCGATTTCCTAAAGCAGAGCGGGCAAACCTATTGGCAAATGCTGCCGCTCAACCCAACCCATGCGTCAAGCGCGCACTCACCCTATAGCGCTTTTTCCAGCATGGCGGGCAACACCTTGTTCATCAGTCCGGAGTTGCTGATCAAGGATGGACTCTTGCCGTCGGAAATCCTGCAAACGCATCGCGCGCTCCCAAGCGAAAGCGTTGACTATCGGACGGCCGAAAGACAAAAAGACGAGTGGCTGGACCAGGCCTGGCTTGCCTTTCAAAAAAAAAATGACGCCCCGGCCCGGGAGACTTTTCAGACCTTCATGGAAAATGAAGATCACTGGCTTCACGATTTTGCACTCTATGTGATCCTGAAAACCATCCATCAGCGTTCGTGGAGGGAGTGGCCGGCCGGCTTGAAGAACCGGAATCCCGCGGCGCTGGAAAAAATTGCCGAGCAGTATGCCACGGAGATCCTGAAAATAAAATGGCAGCAATTCATCTTTCACCGGCAGTGGCACCGGTTGAAAAAATACTGCAATGATGCGGGCATAAAGCTTTTTGGAGATTTGCCCTTCTATGTCATCTATGATTCGGCAGACGTGTGGAGCCACCCGGAAATTTTTCAGCTCGACGAAAACAGCGTGCCACGCTTTGTTGCCGGGGTGCCCCCGGATTATTTTAATGATCGCGGCCAACTTTGGGGCATGCCCGTATTTGATTGGGACGCGCTGCGAAACACGGGGTATGCCTGGTGGAAACGCCGTCTCAAAAAGAACATCGAGTTGTTCGACATGATACGCCTCGATCACTTTCGCGCTTTTGCAAGTTACTGGCAAGTGGCCGCAGGAGCCGCCGATGCTGTCGCGGGACGCTGGGAGAAAGGACCCGGCAGGGATTTTTTTCGTGCCATAGAACAGGACTTGGGCGGCGGTCCGTTTGTAGCGGAAGATCTTGGCGAGATCACTCCCGATGTGTTTGCCCTGCGCGACGCTTTTGCGCTTCCCGGTATGAAGGTATTGCAGTTTGCCTTCGGCCCCGACATGCCACGCTCGCTCTATGCCCCCCATAACTACGACACGAACTTCGTCGTCTACACCGGCACGCACGACAACAACACTACACGCGGTTGGTTTTCGACCGAGATCGGAGACAAGGACCGCGACCGCATCAGGCATTATACCAACCTGAGCATCACCGATGAAAATGTTTGCAAAGCATTTATTCGCATGGCATACGCGTCGGTTGCGCGCATCGCGATCGTTCCGCTACAGGACATATTGGGTTTGGATGAGACCGCCCGCATGAACACGCCGGGGAGCACAACAGCAAACTGGATGTGGCGCGTAACAAAAATGCCGGGCAAGGAAACGGAGAAAGAACTCCGGTCGCTCGCCCGGCTTTTCAACAGGATCTAG
- a CDS encoding DUF6496 domain-containing protein, whose protein sequence is MAKYGKKAQSKVKRAMHERKTGELRSGRSGKKVTSRKQAIAIGLSEARAAGAKVPKKTSAKRMGRPAKKGARKTAKRITRKTARKSSR, encoded by the coding sequence ATGGCAAAGTATGGAAAGAAAGCTCAAAGCAAGGTGAAACGCGCCATGCACGAGCGCAAAACCGGAGAGCTGAGGAGCGGACGCAGTGGCAAAAAGGTGACGAGCCGTAAACAAGCCATCGCCATCGGGTTGTCCGAGGCACGCGCGGCCGGCGCCAAAGTTCCTAAAAAGACCAGTGCGAAACGGATGGGACGTCCGGCGAAAAAGGGTGCGCGAAAAACAGCGAAAAGAATTACCCGGAAAACGGCCCGCAAGTCCAGTCGCTAA
- a CDS encoding ATP-binding protein — protein sequence MTPLRTLAIIAFLLCFNSWATPAAAQDVREDVLKRKFAVLKNDSLETFLDSLYRHALALPFEESILHGQAVLLAAKQTGITDVVVKTTSALGQLYFEKGSIKEAFGNFNAAYALAQSCSKPTRGWMALHISYFYKAINLLPEAQEKIQEAAVLFRAVGDQRRLFRSNYFLSIIYYIENDYSRSIEQSKVAIENFRTIKKPEKQDSAEFISAHNTVGLCYFYSNSLDASLEWYNKAVQLAIDFHNPVWLGIIRWSKANLFIKLKRYPDALEEIKFGYRTAMAFHQFSDACHTAATVARVLTLMKRYPEAKVYLDSAKLLLPHSIDNNVRLYYWQARADLSNAQENYKSAVFALQKLNAIRDSLFLGKEKANFERDAIRQEMEWRDAEINLLKARNEIFALEVARNKFQRNVLIASIVTFIVLLVIIYGAYQNKKASHRALMAKNEVIERHQQELTQSIENLKIAQEHLVQSEKMVSLGVLTAGIAHEINNPLNFISGGVEALTSEIDDLSKAADDPSVLQKNFTEAVKNIRDILTTIANGVQRTNKIIMNLLFFSSPQARGLEKIDVHETLEAALTILNSKLKEGNIHVIKNYKTLPPILASAVQLSQVFMNIIDNAIYALGKVEGPRNLIISTALQDDVIKISISDNGPGIPPALQRKIMDPFFTTKEVGKGTGLGLSISLGIINNHQGSLRVVSEDGKGAEFITCLPVNGSVEKETK from the coding sequence ATGACCCCGCTTCGAACACTCGCCATAATCGCATTCCTTCTTTGTTTTAATTCCTGGGCAACGCCAGCCGCCGCGCAAGATGTGAGGGAAGACGTCTTGAAAAGAAAGTTTGCCGTATTGAAGAATGATAGCCTCGAAACATTTTTGGACTCGCTCTACCGGCACGCCCTTGCATTACCTTTTGAGGAAAGTATCCTGCACGGTCAAGCCGTGTTGCTGGCGGCTAAACAAACGGGAATAACCGATGTCGTTGTGAAAACAACTTCGGCCTTAGGCCAGCTTTACTTTGAAAAAGGTAGCATAAAAGAAGCCTTTGGAAATTTCAATGCCGCCTATGCGCTCGCGCAATCCTGCTCCAAGCCAACGCGGGGATGGATGGCCTTGCACATCAGCTATTTTTATAAAGCCATCAACTTGCTCCCCGAGGCACAGGAAAAAATACAGGAGGCCGCCGTTTTGTTTCGTGCCGTGGGTGATCAAAGGCGATTATTCCGGAGCAACTATTTTCTCTCTATCATTTACTATATCGAAAATGACTATTCCCGATCCATCGAACAATCCAAAGTGGCGATCGAAAACTTCAGGACCATAAAAAAACCTGAAAAGCAGGACTCCGCCGAATTCATCAGCGCGCATAACACTGTGGGACTTTGTTACTTCTATAGCAATAGCCTGGACGCATCCCTGGAATGGTATAATAAAGCAGTGCAATTGGCCATCGACTTCCATAACCCTGTATGGCTTGGCATCATCCGGTGGAGCAAAGCAAACTTGTTCATCAAGTTAAAACGCTATCCCGACGCGCTGGAAGAAATCAAGTTCGGATACCGGACCGCGATGGCCTTCCATCAGTTCTCCGACGCCTGCCACACGGCTGCCACCGTGGCCCGCGTGCTGACGTTGATGAAACGTTATCCCGAAGCTAAAGTCTATCTGGATTCGGCAAAGCTGTTGTTGCCCCACAGCATAGACAACAACGTGAGGCTTTATTATTGGCAAGCGCGTGCCGATCTTTCCAATGCACAGGAAAATTACAAGAGCGCCGTGTTCGCCTTGCAAAAACTCAATGCTATCCGCGATTCGCTTTTTCTGGGTAAGGAGAAGGCCAACTTCGAACGCGATGCGATACGACAAGAAATGGAATGGCGAGACGCTGAAATAAATTTACTCAAAGCCAGGAACGAGATCTTCGCTCTCGAAGTGGCGCGCAACAAATTCCAGCGCAATGTACTGATCGCTTCCATCGTTACGTTTATTGTTCTGCTGGTTATTATTTATGGAGCCTACCAAAACAAGAAAGCCTCCCATCGCGCCTTGATGGCAAAAAATGAAGTCATCGAGCGTCATCAACAGGAATTGACACAATCGATCGAGAATCTGAAAATTGCCCAGGAACATCTCGTGCAATCCGAAAAAATGGTTTCGTTGGGGGTGCTCACGGCGGGCATTGCCCATGAGATCAACAACCCTTTGAATTTTATTTCCGGCGGCGTCGAAGCACTGACCAGCGAGATCGACGACCTGAGTAAGGCGGCCGACGATCCTTCGGTATTACAGAAAAACTTCACCGAAGCCGTAAAGAATATCCGCGACATCCTCACCACCATTGCCAATGGCGTGCAACGGACGAATAAGATCATCATGAACCTGCTTTTTTTCTCGTCCCCTCAAGCGCGCGGCCTGGAGAAGATCGACGTTCACGAAACGCTGGAAGCGGCACTGACCATTCTCAACAGCAAGCTGAAAGAGGGCAATATCCACGTCATCAAAAATTATAAAACCTTGCCCCCTATTCTAGCCAGCGCCGTGCAATTGAGCCAGGTCTTTATGAACATCATCGACAACGCCATCTATGCCCTGGGCAAAGTTGAAGGGCCACGGAACCTGATCATTTCTACGGCGCTTCAGGATGATGTCATTAAAATAAGTATCTCCGACAACGGTCCCGGCATCCCCCCTGCCCTTCAACGGAAGATCATGGATCCTTTTTTCACGACGAAGGAAGTTGGCAAAGGCACCGGTCTGGGGTTATCGATCAGCCTGGGGATCATCAACAATCACCAGGGCTCTTTGCGCGTGGTGAGTGAAGATGGAAAGGGCGCCGAGTTCATCACTTGCCTGCCTGTGAACGGCAGCGTGGAAAAGGAAACAAAATAG
- a CDS encoding ferritin-like domain-containing protein translates to MKKTMPLLQRESVSDHTSKLERLFEDELKDIYWAEKALVRALPKLLRNVTSEELYKVLEDHLTETEDQVVRIEGVFATLGKEPKAKKCEAMAGLIREAEAIMSHTQLGAMRDAGIISAVQKVEHYEMASYGTLRTFASTLGLDKAVSLLQENLDEERAADSKLSELAVSAIHFEAAER, encoded by the coding sequence ATGAAAAAGACAATGCCTCTTTTGCAACGGGAATCCGTCTCCGATCACACCTCTAAACTCGAAAGACTTTTTGAAGACGAATTGAAGGACATTTATTGGGCTGAGAAGGCACTTGTCAGGGCATTGCCAAAACTGTTGCGCAACGTCACGTCCGAAGAGTTGTATAAGGTGCTCGAGGATCACCTCACCGAAACGGAAGACCAGGTCGTGCGCATTGAAGGCGTTTTCGCAACGTTGGGGAAGGAACCCAAAGCCAAAAAATGCGAGGCCATGGCCGGCCTCATCCGCGAGGCAGAAGCGATCATGAGCCATACCCAGCTCGGGGCGATGCGCGACGCCGGCATCATCTCGGCCGTTCAGAAAGTGGAGCACTATGAAATGGCTTCCTACGGCACCTTGCGCACCTTTGCCAGCACACTGGGGTTGGATAAGGCTGTGAGCTTATTGCAGGAAAACCTCGATGAAGAACGGGCCGCCGACAGCAAACTGTCGGAACTGGCCGTATCGGCTATCCATTTCGAAGCCGCTGAACGATGA
- a CDS encoding DUF6377 domain-containing protein, translated as MKSPWLVALLFCLALNVSAQSNDSLIAVLKKEIAQKEVYVQHKLDVIATLRQSLAHVSRLTLPEQFELYNALYHQYKVFINDSAFKYATRLIETAGKLKDKSRLGYARVKLSFILNSSGMFKETFDSLNVVEPRYLDDTTKANYYWLVGKAYSDLNIYNKGNLYDAYYTNLSQRYFDSALLWCPAKSYLHYYVTAVKNGQVHNYQKVIDTIEELFRTQTLTHPRQAVNYYDLAAAYRGVNDPEKNLRCLLMSALCDVRAATKETAATYTLARLLYDRGDVANAYVFIRQALDDAEFYGARQRMVEIGSILPMVASAALNQSESQRRLWLGYGVGLSVLFAVLGLFAYVSLRQLRKLKAAELTIKEANNTLQETNRQLTEANKIKEEYIGYSFSVNSEYLEKMESLKRSVDQKLTHKKYDDIKFIVNNINARRDREELYHSFDKVFLKLFPDFVKTFNSYFHKEDQFVTKEGQLLNTELRIFALIRMGITDTEDIARIMDYSVNTIYAYKTKVRNKSILPNEEFDRKIMEIQPIA; from the coding sequence ATGAAGAGTCCCTGGCTGGTCGCGTTGCTTTTTTGCCTTGCCCTGAACGTTTCCGCGCAAAGCAACGACAGCCTTATTGCCGTTTTAAAAAAAGAGATCGCCCAAAAAGAAGTATACGTTCAGCACAAGCTCGATGTCATTGCCACCCTTCGCCAATCGCTGGCGCACGTGAGCCGCCTCACCTTGCCCGAGCAATTCGAGCTCTACAATGCGCTCTATCATCAATACAAGGTATTCATCAACGATTCGGCCTTCAAATACGCCACCCGCCTCATCGAAACCGCCGGCAAGCTCAAAGACAAGTCGCGCCTGGGTTATGCCCGGGTGAAACTGAGCTTTATCCTCAACTCGTCGGGCATGTTCAAAGAAACGTTCGACTCCCTCAATGTGGTGGAGCCGCGCTACCTGGACGATACCACCAAGGCAAACTACTATTGGCTGGTGGGTAAAGCCTATTCCGACCTGAACATATACAACAAGGGCAACCTGTATGACGCCTATTACACCAACCTGTCGCAACGCTATTTCGACTCGGCCCTGCTGTGGTGTCCAGCCAAATCCTACCTGCATTATTATGTGACGGCCGTGAAAAACGGGCAGGTTCACAACTACCAGAAGGTGATCGACACCATCGAAGAACTTTTCCGCACCCAAACGCTGACCCACCCCAGGCAGGCGGTAAACTATTATGACCTCGCCGCCGCCTATCGCGGTGTGAACGACCCGGAAAAAAATCTCCGCTGCCTGCTGATGTCCGCTTTGTGCGACGTTCGTGCCGCCACCAAGGAAACCGCCGCCACCTATACGCTCGCGCGGCTGCTCTATGACCGGGGCGATGTGGCAAACGCCTATGTGTTTATCCGGCAGGCCTTGGATGATGCCGAATTCTACGGTGCGCGCCAACGCATGGTGGAAATCGGGTCCATCTTGCCCATGGTGGCATCCGCCGCGTTGAACCAATCCGAATCGCAACGCAGGCTTTGGTTGGGCTATGGTGTGGGGTTGTCGGTCTTGTTTGCGGTGCTGGGATTGTTCGCTTATGTCAGCCTCCGCCAGCTCCGGAAACTGAAGGCCGCCGAGCTCACCATCAAGGAGGCCAACAACACCCTGCAGGAGACAAATCGGCAACTTACCGAAGCCAATAAGATCAAGGAGGAATACATCGGCTACTCGTTCTCCGTCAATTCCGAATATCTGGAGAAAATGGAGTCGCTCAAACGGTCGGTCGACCAAAAATTAACCCACAAAAAGTACGACGACATCAAATTCATCGTCAACAACATCAATGCCCGGCGCGACCGGGAGGAGCTCTACCACAGTTTTGACAAGGTGTTCCTGAAACTGTTTCCCGATTTTGTAAAGACCTTCAATTCGTATTTCCACAAAGAAGACCAGTTCGTCACCAAGGAAGGCCAGCTGCTCAACACCGAGTTGCGAATCTTTGCCCTCATCCGCATGGGCATCACCGACACGGAGGACATTGCCCGGATCATGGACTATTCTGTCAACACCATCTACGCCTACAAGACCAAAGTCCGCAACAAATCCATCCTCCCCAACGAAGAATTCGACCGGAAGATCATGGAAATACAACCCATCGCCTAG
- a CDS encoding DinB family protein, with protein sequence METTTLQAQSSVISIPAFLAHWQGHRALTRRTILAFPEDKLFTYSVGGMRPFSELALEMIQMAGGGIKGIVSGKWENYEAQSEKYQASTRAELLALWDAVTEDLNRFWPQVTSERLQEMDKAFGAWEGPVYWITFYTVDNEIHHRAQGYVYLRSLGIEPPHFWER encoded by the coding sequence ATGGAAACAACAACCCTTCAGGCACAATCCTCTGTTATCAGCATTCCGGCGTTTTTGGCCCATTGGCAGGGTCACCGCGCCCTTACACGGCGTACGATCCTCGCTTTTCCCGAGGATAAGCTTTTTACCTATTCTGTCGGGGGTATGCGGCCATTTTCGGAACTGGCTTTGGAAATGATCCAGATGGCCGGCGGTGGTATTAAGGGCATCGTTTCGGGAAAATGGGAGAACTATGAAGCCCAGAGTGAAAAATACCAGGCTTCCACGCGTGCGGAGCTCCTTGCCCTTTGGGATGCCGTGACCGAAGATTTGAACCGGTTCTGGCCTCAGGTGACCTCCGAAAGACTCCAGGAGATGGACAAAGCTTTTGGCGCCTGGGAAGGCCCCGTGTATTGGATCACGTTCTACACGGTTGACAATGAGATCCATCACCGTGCGCAGGGCTATGTGTATCTCCGTTCGCTGGGAATCGAGCCCCCGCATTTCTGGGAACGCTAA
- a CDS encoding response regulator, with amino-acid sequence MKNDHQILIVDDDAEEHLILLDYFQEKGIADKVIFVENGQQALTYFNSVTEPGDLPRLVVLDMLMPVLDGAQTLALMKQLPRLKEIPVIILSTSENDIERNKALRLGALDYLVKPSTVQEGKDMIERFASFLDN; translated from the coding sequence ATGAAAAATGACCATCAAATACTGATTGTGGACGACGATGCGGAAGAGCACCTCATTTTGCTGGACTATTTCCAGGAGAAAGGAATTGCCGATAAAGTGATCTTTGTGGAAAATGGTCAACAGGCCCTGACCTACTTCAATTCCGTGACCGAGCCTGGGGATCTGCCACGGTTGGTGGTATTGGACATGCTGATGCCTGTACTCGACGGCGCTCAAACCCTTGCGCTGATGAAACAACTGCCGCGCCTCAAAGAAATTCCGGTCATCATTCTGTCTACGTCCGAAAACGACATCGAGCGAAACAAAGCGCTGCGTTTGGGTGCCCTTGATTACCTGGTGAAACCCAGCACCGTTCAGGAGGGAAAGGATATGATCGAAAGGTTCGCAAGTTTTCTAGACAATTGA
- a CDS encoding SRPBCC family protein: MKKLITIFSAATLLGSCHQPLKESDFVSERITKSATIILNGPPDQVFPLFGAFEERKWSEGWQPILIYPETETIQEGTTFATQGHGEKKFTWIITRYDHRQYLIQYLVYTENRHWTITITCSAHDENKTKATITYDFTGHNSFGNEINQVMLLKMYANELRDWEEEINRYRSQEPGAGARHSVVSSQ; this comes from the coding sequence ATGAAAAAATTGATCACGATTTTTAGCGCAGCCACCCTGCTGGGTTCCTGCCATCAACCCCTGAAAGAGTCGGACTTCGTTTCCGAGCGAATCACAAAAAGTGCCACCATCATCCTAAACGGCCCACCCGACCAGGTCTTTCCATTGTTCGGCGCATTCGAAGAAAGGAAATGGTCCGAAGGCTGGCAACCCATCTTGATCTATCCCGAAACCGAGACCATCCAAGAGGGAACAACTTTTGCAACCCAGGGCCACGGAGAGAAAAAATTCACCTGGATCATTACCCGCTATGACCACCGCCAGTACCTCATCCAATATCTCGTCTATACCGAAAACCGTCATTGGACGATCACCATTACCTGCAGCGCACACGATGAAAACAAAACGAAAGCAACTATTACCTATGATTTCACGGGGCATAATTCGTTTGGAAACGAGATCAACCAGGTTATGCTTCTGAAAATGTATGCGAATGAATTGCGGGATTGGGAGGAGGAGATCAATCGATACAGGAGCCAGGAGCCAGGAGCTGGTGCTCGGCATTCAGTAGTCAGTAGTCAGTAG